A window of the Bradyrhizobium ottawaense genome harbors these coding sequences:
- a CDS encoding Zn-ribbon domain-containing OB-fold protein has product MAEPARAKPKPTPETQHFWDGTAAGELRLQRCDACANVYFPPRPFCPSCASRKVSVFKASGKGTLYSYVINHRPAAPGFTPPYAIAIVELAEGPRLMSNIIDCPQTPEALELDMKLEVAFEKLDDKITLPQFRPAKG; this is encoded by the coding sequence ATGGCTGAGCCAGCGCGCGCCAAACCAAAACCGACGCCGGAGACCCAGCATTTCTGGGACGGCACTGCGGCCGGCGAGTTGCGCCTGCAGCGCTGCGACGCCTGCGCCAATGTCTATTTCCCGCCGCGCCCGTTCTGTCCGTCCTGCGCCTCGCGCAAGGTCAGCGTGTTCAAGGCAAGCGGCAAGGGCACGCTCTACAGCTACGTCATCAACCACCGCCCCGCAGCGCCGGGCTTCACCCCGCCTTATGCGATCGCGATCGTCGAGCTCGCCGAAGGCCCGCGCCTGATGAGCAACATCATCGATTGTCCGCAGACCCCGGAGGCGCTCGAACTCGACATGAAGCTCGAAGTCGCGTTCGAGAAACTCGACGACAAGATCACCCTTCCCCAGTTCCGTCCGGCGAAGGGCTAA
- a CDS encoding thiolase C-terminal domain-containing protein produces MRRNAVAVVGAAETTELGVIPNMSQIQLHADAALNAIADAGLKLSDIDGIATAVETPQQIAHYLGITPTWVDGTSVGGCSFMLHVRHAAAAIEAGLCKTVLITHAESGKSMIGKLPRSTPSDSLNGQFESPYGVYGPPSMFPIPVLRYMKTHGITHEQIASVAVVQREWAAKNPRATMKDPITVADVLNSRMIAYPFRILQCCLVTDGGGALILTSADRAKDFPNKPVYILGTGESVETPMVSQMKTFDSSGAFRVAGPTAFREAGIAHKDVDHLMIYDAFAHLPLYGLGDLGFMPHEETGKFIADGNTRPGGKLPLNTNGGGLSYMHSGMYGMYALQESVRQMRGIAPAQVKGAKISVCHGVGGMFAASGTIIFTNER; encoded by the coding sequence ATGCGCAGAAACGCAGTCGCCGTCGTCGGCGCCGCCGAAACCACCGAACTCGGCGTCATCCCCAACATGTCGCAGATCCAGCTCCACGCGGATGCGGCGCTCAACGCCATCGCCGACGCCGGGCTGAAGCTGTCCGACATCGACGGCATCGCCACCGCGGTGGAGACCCCGCAGCAGATCGCGCACTATCTCGGCATCACCCCGACCTGGGTCGACGGCACCTCGGTCGGCGGCTGTTCGTTCATGCTGCACGTCCGCCACGCCGCGGCGGCGATCGAGGCCGGCCTGTGCAAGACTGTGCTGATCACGCATGCCGAAAGCGGCAAGTCGATGATCGGCAAATTGCCGCGTTCGACGCCATCAGACAGCCTCAACGGCCAGTTCGAATCGCCCTACGGCGTCTACGGGCCGCCCAGCATGTTCCCGATCCCGGTGCTGCGCTACATGAAGACCCACGGCATTACCCACGAGCAGATCGCTTCGGTGGCGGTGGTGCAGCGAGAATGGGCCGCGAAGAATCCGCGCGCCACCATGAAGGACCCGATCACGGTCGCCGACGTCCTGAACTCGCGGATGATCGCCTACCCGTTCCGCATCCTGCAATGCTGCCTCGTCACCGACGGCGGCGGCGCGCTGATCCTGACGTCGGCGGACCGCGCCAAGGACTTTCCGAACAAGCCGGTCTATATCCTTGGCACCGGCGAGAGCGTGGAAACGCCGATGGTCAGCCAGATGAAGACGTTCGATAGCTCCGGCGCGTTCCGGGTCGCGGGTCCCACCGCCTTCAGAGAGGCCGGCATCGCCCACAAGGACGTCGATCACCTGATGATCTACGACGCCTTTGCGCATCTGCCGCTCTACGGCCTCGGCGACCTCGGCTTCATGCCGCATGAGGAAACCGGCAAATTCATCGCCGACGGCAACACCCGCCCCGGCGGCAAGCTGCCGCTCAACACCAATGGCGGCGGTCTCAGCTACATGCATTCCGGCATGTACGGCATGTACGCGCTGCAGGAAAGCGTCCGGCAGATGCGCGGCATCGCACCGGCGCAGGTCAAGGGCGCCAAAATCTCGGTCTGCCACGGCGTCGGCGGCATGTTTGCCGCGTCAGGCACCATCATCTTTACGAACGAACGATAG
- a CDS encoding SDR family NAD(P)-dependent oxidoreductase, producing the protein MAKSLQDKVIIVTGAGRGIGKEIALLCAAEGAKVVVNDPGGAADGAGTSAAPAEEVVDEIKQKGGTAIANFETVAEAIPASKIVKMATDTYGKLDGVVNNAGILRDAIFHRMSIDAFESVIKVHLMGSFYVAHAAARLFKEQESGSFVHFTSTSGLVGNFGQANYAAAKLGIVGLSKSIALDMSRFNVRSNCVSPFAWSRLIGTIPTETEEEKARVKKIQQMGPEKIAPICAFLLSDAAKDVTGQIFAVRMNEIFLMGQSRPLRSVHRGEGWTPQTIAEHGMPALKSSFYKLDRSADIFNWDAI; encoded by the coding sequence ATGGCCAAATCACTGCAAGACAAAGTCATCATCGTCACCGGCGCAGGCCGCGGCATCGGCAAGGAGATCGCGCTGCTCTGCGCGGCCGAAGGCGCCAAGGTCGTGGTCAACGATCCCGGCGGCGCGGCCGACGGCGCCGGCACCAGCGCGGCGCCCGCCGAAGAGGTGGTCGACGAAATCAAGCAGAAGGGCGGCACCGCGATCGCCAATTTCGAGACGGTGGCGGAAGCCATTCCGGCCAGCAAAATTGTAAAAATGGCCACCGACACCTATGGCAAGCTCGACGGCGTGGTCAACAACGCCGGTATCCTGCGCGATGCGATCTTTCATCGCATGAGCATCGATGCCTTCGAGTCCGTCATCAAGGTTCACCTGATGGGCTCGTTCTATGTCGCGCACGCCGCAGCCCGGCTGTTCAAGGAACAGGAAAGCGGCTCGTTCGTCCACTTCACCTCGACCTCGGGTCTGGTCGGAAATTTCGGTCAGGCCAACTACGCCGCGGCAAAACTCGGCATCGTCGGCCTGTCGAAATCGATCGCGCTCGACATGAGCCGTTTCAACGTGCGCTCGAACTGCGTCTCGCCGTTCGCCTGGAGCCGGCTGATCGGAACCATTCCGACCGAGACCGAGGAAGAGAAAGCCCGCGTCAAGAAAATCCAGCAGATGGGTCCGGAGAAGATCGCGCCGATCTGCGCCTTCCTGCTCTCGGACGCCGCCAAGGATGTCACCGGCCAGATTTTTGCCGTGCGCATGAACGAAATTTTCCTGATGGGCCAGTCGCGCCCGCTGCGTTCGGTGCACCGCGGCGAGGGCTGGACGCCGCAGACCATTGCCGAGCATGGCATGCCCGCCCTGAAGTCGTCGTTCTACAAGCTCGACCGTTCGGCGGACATCTTCAACTGGGATGCGATCTGA
- a CDS encoding ABC transporter substrate-binding protein, giving the protein MRTRFSILALAVAIAAATPFSINAAEKKYGPGVSDTEIKIGQTMPYSGPASAYGTVGRLETAYFEMINAGGGVNGRKINLISLDDSYSPPKAVEQTRRLVEQDEVLAIVGQLGTLTSSAAQKYLNVKKVPQILITSGAAKWDDPKAFPYSTFLYSPYRLEGQIFAQYLLNNKPDARLGVFSQNDDAGRDYVRGLKDGLGDKASKLIVKELTYETTDSTIDSQIVTLKAAGVDTLFVMTTPKFGAQTIRKIAELGWKPLTYLSAVSTSLKTVLEPAGLDNSKGLITALAVKRPDDPRWENEKDVQDYKAFLKQWYPAGNMADSSNISGYMAAFVTVKILELCGNDLTRENLLKQATNLTDLAAPLLLPGITITTTPTRYTPFSQMQIARFDGTTWVPEGPLISANEP; this is encoded by the coding sequence ATGCGAACGAGGTTTTCCATTCTTGCGCTGGCAGTGGCCATTGCTGCCGCGACGCCGTTCTCGATCAACGCCGCAGAGAAGAAGTACGGTCCGGGGGTAAGCGATACTGAGATCAAGATCGGCCAGACGATGCCTTACAGCGGGCCGGCGTCCGCGTATGGCACCGTGGGCCGACTCGAAACCGCCTATTTCGAAATGATCAATGCCGGCGGCGGCGTGAACGGCCGCAAGATCAATCTCATCAGCCTCGACGACTCCTACAGCCCGCCCAAGGCCGTGGAGCAGACGCGCCGGCTGGTGGAGCAGGATGAGGTGCTGGCGATCGTCGGACAGCTCGGCACGCTGACGAGTTCGGCCGCGCAAAAGTACCTCAATGTGAAGAAGGTTCCCCAGATCCTGATCACATCGGGGGCGGCCAAATGGGACGACCCGAAGGCCTTTCCCTATTCGACGTTTCTTTATTCGCCCTACCGGCTGGAAGGCCAGATCTTCGCGCAGTATCTGCTGAACAACAAGCCGGACGCCAGGCTCGGCGTGTTCTCCCAGAACGACGATGCGGGGCGGGACTACGTCCGTGGCTTGAAGGACGGCCTTGGCGACAAGGCCTCCAAGCTCATCGTCAAGGAACTGACGTACGAGACCACCGATTCAACGATCGATTCCCAGATCGTGACGCTGAAAGCCGCCGGCGTAGACACGCTTTTTGTGATGACCACGCCGAAGTTCGGCGCCCAGACGATCCGCAAGATCGCCGAGCTGGGCTGGAAGCCGCTGACCTACCTGTCCGCCGTATCGACTTCCCTCAAGACCGTGCTCGAGCCTGCCGGGCTGGACAACTCCAAAGGCCTGATCACGGCGCTCGCCGTCAAGCGGCCGGACGATCCCCGTTGGGAGAACGAGAAGGACGTCCAAGATTACAAGGCCTTCCTCAAGCAATGGTATCCCGCCGGAAACATGGCCGACAGCAGCAACATTTCCGGATATATGGCGGCCTTCGTAACGGTGAAGATCCTCGAACTCTGCGGCAACGACCTGACCAGGGAGAACCTGCTGAAGCAGGCGACGAACCTGACCGATCTCGCCGCGCCGCTACTGCTGCCGGGCATCACCATCACGACGACGCCCACCCGGTATACGCCATTCAGTCAGATGCAGATCGCGCGTTTCGACGGGACTACCTGGGTACCTGAAGGCCCGCTCATCAGCGCGAATGAGCCGTAA
- a CDS encoding lipid-transfer protein — MSMDVRVVGVGMIPFAKPGASESYVEMGAKAVAAALADAGLSYTAIQQAYAGYVYGDSTCGQAVLYRAGLTGIPIFNVNNNCSTGSSALFLARQAVASGQVECALAVGFEEMRPGALGSNFPDRVGPMARHAGLMGELQTHDPKAPRAAQFFGGAGAEYAEKYGTGPEVFAKIAAKARVHAANNPFAIFRNLLSVEEILASPRQYGPMTRYQCCPPTCGAAAAIVCSPAFAARHGLDGSVAIKAQAMTSDTASTFEERSMIKLIGYDMARDAASAVYQSAGVGPEDIQVVELHDCFTANELLTYEALGLTPEGTAEQFITDGANTYGGKVVTNPSGGLLSKGHPLGATGLAQCTELVWQLRGTAGSRQVPDVTHALQHNLGLGGACVVTLYGRA; from the coding sequence ATGAGCATGGATGTAAGGGTCGTGGGCGTCGGAATGATTCCATTCGCGAAACCCGGCGCCAGCGAAAGCTATGTGGAGATGGGCGCCAAGGCGGTAGCCGCGGCGCTCGCCGATGCCGGCTTGTCCTACACGGCGATCCAGCAGGCCTATGCCGGCTACGTCTATGGAGATTCGACCTGCGGACAGGCTGTGCTCTACCGCGCCGGTCTGACGGGTATCCCGATCTTCAACGTCAACAATAATTGTTCGACGGGCTCGAGCGCGCTGTTCCTGGCGCGCCAGGCGGTCGCGAGCGGCCAGGTCGAATGCGCGCTTGCGGTCGGCTTCGAGGAAATGCGGCCCGGCGCACTCGGATCGAATTTTCCGGATCGTGTCGGGCCGATGGCCCGGCATGCCGGCCTGATGGGCGAATTGCAGACGCACGATCCGAAGGCGCCGCGCGCGGCGCAGTTCTTCGGCGGCGCCGGCGCGGAGTACGCGGAAAAATACGGCACCGGTCCGGAAGTGTTTGCGAAGATCGCCGCCAAGGCGCGCGTGCACGCCGCCAACAATCCTTTCGCGATTTTCCGCAATCTGCTTTCGGTCGAGGAAATTCTGGCCTCACCCCGGCAATATGGGCCGATGACCCGTTATCAGTGCTGTCCGCCGACATGCGGCGCTGCCGCTGCGATCGTCTGTTCGCCGGCGTTTGCCGCGCGCCACGGCCTCGATGGTTCGGTCGCGATCAAGGCGCAGGCGATGACCTCCGATACCGCGAGCACGTTCGAAGAGCGCTCGATGATCAAGCTGATCGGCTACGACATGGCCAGGGATGCCGCGTCGGCGGTCTATCAATCGGCGGGTGTCGGCCCCGAAGACATTCAGGTGGTCGAACTGCACGATTGCTTCACCGCCAACGAGTTGCTGACCTACGAGGCGCTCGGCCTCACCCCGGAGGGAACGGCCGAGCAGTTCATCACCGACGGCGCCAACACCTACGGCGGCAAGGTCGTTACCAATCCTTCGGGCGGGCTGTTGTCGAAGGGACATCCGCTTGGCGCCACCGGCCTGGCGCAATGCACCGAACTGGTCTGGCAATTGCGCGGCACCGCGGGTTCCCGCCAGGTGCCCGATGTGACGCATGCGCTCCAGCACAATCTCGGGCTGGGCGGCGCCTGCGTCGTGACGCTGTACGGCAGAGCCTGA
- a CDS encoding ABC transporter substrate-binding protein, translating into MAINRRTFGIGASGLLLGPIAAPFIRRAGAAESTIRIGVVNSMSGSLAAYAQEGQPAFEYVIKKINAEGGIKSKGGAKIELVMADDTSQPARTAAEARRLITEEKVQLLTGTILSAQMLALTPVLDELKMPTLSVWAGGSQSDYMFTLGYPYDRGYAQSMHDFVVSLRDDSKFAIKTAVMGYSNYEAGQQVNKFLVEKLKASGVEIIGEAALDIRAQDQTAAMIRIRSLKPDIVVGLVTPRDGILLHQARYNLNYHGSIFCGGTGGYTDLSLWKDLGPEIGKAVLTKNLFGMTGFSAGAKIDSMQKIIAELRDVAKLDKIGQGAVQYAQAARVLQQILENAASLQNDALLDAFKNVNIPFGDPNLYVAKPKGLQFAPDRLLKDGSAMFIQWTPEQDQQVVFPKEFAQVPPRPRI; encoded by the coding sequence ATGGCCATCAACCGGAGAACATTCGGAATAGGCGCGTCCGGACTGCTGCTGGGACCGATCGCGGCGCCGTTCATTCGCCGCGCCGGCGCCGCCGAATCGACCATCCGGATCGGCGTGGTCAACTCGATGAGCGGCAGTCTTGCCGCCTACGCCCAGGAAGGCCAGCCGGCGTTCGAATACGTCATCAAGAAGATCAACGCCGAAGGCGGCATCAAGAGCAAGGGCGGCGCCAAGATCGAACTGGTGATGGCTGACGACACCAGTCAGCCGGCCCGCACCGCGGCGGAAGCGCGGCGGCTGATCACCGAGGAAAAAGTGCAGTTGCTGACCGGGACCATTCTCAGCGCGCAGATGCTGGCGCTGACGCCGGTGCTGGACGAACTGAAGATGCCGACGCTCTCGGTCTGGGCCGGCGGATCGCAGTCCGATTACATGTTCACGCTGGGCTATCCCTACGATCGCGGCTACGCGCAGTCGATGCACGACTTCGTCGTCTCGCTGCGCGACGACAGCAAGTTCGCGATCAAGACCGCGGTGATGGGCTACTCGAACTACGAGGCCGGCCAGCAGGTCAACAAGTTCCTGGTGGAGAAGCTGAAGGCCAGCGGCGTCGAAATCATCGGCGAGGCCGCGCTCGACATCCGCGCGCAGGATCAGACCGCCGCGATGATCCGCATCCGCTCGCTGAAGCCCGATATCGTCGTCGGCCTCGTCACGCCGCGTGACGGGATCCTGCTGCATCAGGCCCGATACAATCTCAACTATCACGGCAGCATTTTCTGCGGCGGCACCGGCGGCTATACCGACCTGTCGCTGTGGAAGGACCTTGGACCCGAAATCGGCAAGGCTGTGCTGACCAAGAACCTGTTCGGCATGACCGGCTTCAGCGCCGGAGCCAAGATCGACTCGATGCAGAAGATCATCGCCGAATTGCGCGACGTCGCCAAACTCGACAAGATCGGGCAGGGCGCCGTTCAGTATGCACAGGCCGCCCGCGTGCTTCAGCAAATTCTCGAGAACGCCGCCTCGCTGCAGAACGATGCGCTGCTCGACGCCTTCAAGAACGTCAATATTCCGTTCGGCGATCCCAACCTCTATGTCGCCAAGCCGAAGGGCCTGCAGTTCGCGCCGGACCGCCTGCTCAAGGACGGCTCGGCGATGTTCATCCAGTGGACACCCGAGCAGGATCAGCAGGTGGTGTTCCCGAAGGAGTTCGCCCAGGTGCCGCCCCGGCCCCGCATCTAA
- a CDS encoding ABC transporter ATP-binding protein, with product MAFLEVADVTKRFGGLVALNAISFSVGQGEIVGIIGPNGAGKTTLFGVISGFIAPSQGDVSYDGESIIGISPDRLVRRGLMRSFQIVQSFADMTALDVVTTAALTRRPMREAIDYAAQALIRVGLGGKELKVPLTLSLQDKKLLELAKCIATDPRCILLDEVMAGLTMSETAAPIAVIQELNRQGVTIVMVEHVMPVIMRLATRMVVINFGEKIAEATPEEILKDQRVIDAYFGDHLDA from the coding sequence GTGGCCTTTCTCGAAGTCGCCGACGTCACGAAGCGCTTCGGAGGGCTGGTCGCGCTGAACGCGATCAGCTTCTCCGTCGGGCAGGGCGAGATCGTCGGCATTATCGGCCCGAACGGCGCTGGCAAGACCACGCTGTTCGGTGTGATCTCGGGCTTCATCGCGCCGAGCCAGGGCGACGTCAGCTATGACGGCGAAAGCATCATCGGCATTTCGCCGGACCGCCTGGTCCGGCGCGGGCTGATGCGCAGCTTCCAGATCGTGCAGTCGTTCGCCGATATGACCGCACTCGACGTGGTGACGACGGCGGCGCTGACCCGCCGGCCGATGCGGGAGGCGATCGACTATGCCGCGCAGGCGCTGATCCGTGTCGGTCTCGGCGGCAAGGAGCTCAAGGTGCCGCTGACGCTGTCGCTGCAGGACAAGAAGCTGCTCGAGCTTGCCAAATGCATCGCCACCGATCCGCGCTGCATCCTGCTCGACGAGGTGATGGCCGGCCTGACCATGAGCGAGACGGCGGCGCCGATTGCGGTAATCCAGGAGCTGAACCGGCAGGGCGTCACCATCGTCATGGTCGAGCATGTTATGCCGGTGATCATGCGGCTGGCGACGCGGATGGTGGTGATCAATTTCGGCGAGAAGATCGCCGAAGCGACCCCAGAGGAGATATTGAAGGATCAGCGCGTGATCGATGCCTATTTCGGAGATCATCTCGATGCTTGA
- a CDS encoding ABC transporter ATP-binding protein yields MLEIENLTAGYGGVPVLRDINVKLGAGEIVGLLGANNAGKTTLINSLSGTVKPISGRILFQGEDITAMPPRRRVERGIVQVPEGRLVFPDMSIRENLLLGGINSRARPHRRRLMDKVLELFPRLGERLSQNAGSLSGGEQQMLAIGRGLMAEARVLMLDEPSLGLSPLFVQYIFEIIDRLHAEGLTILLVEQNLNLTLRHAQRCYVLERGHVAVEGVSDAVRDDPRTKSAYLGL; encoded by the coding sequence ATGCTTGAGATCGAGAATCTGACGGCGGGCTATGGCGGCGTGCCAGTGCTGCGCGACATCAACGTCAAGCTCGGCGCCGGCGAGATCGTCGGCCTGCTCGGCGCCAACAACGCCGGCAAGACCACGCTGATCAACAGCCTGTCCGGCACCGTCAAGCCGATCTCCGGGCGAATCCTGTTTCAGGGCGAGGACATCACGGCGATGCCGCCGCGCCGGCGCGTCGAACGCGGCATCGTGCAGGTGCCGGAAGGCCGCCTGGTGTTCCCCGACATGAGCATCCGGGAAAATCTGCTGCTCGGCGGCATCAACAGCCGGGCGCGGCCGCATCGCCGCCGGCTGATGGACAAGGTGCTGGAGCTGTTTCCCCGGCTCGGCGAACGGCTTTCGCAGAATGCCGGTTCGCTGTCGGGAGGCGAGCAGCAGATGCTGGCGATCGGCCGCGGACTGATGGCCGAGGCGCGCGTGCTGATGCTCGACGAGCCCTCGCTCGGCCTCTCGCCGCTGTTCGTGCAGTATATTTTCGAGATCATCGACCGGCTGCATGCCGAAGGACTGACGATCCTGCTGGTCGAACAGAATTTGAATTTGACGTTGCGTCACGCCCAGCGCTGCTACGTGCTGGAGCGCGGGCATGTCGCGGTGGAGGGAGTTAGCGATGCGGTCAGGGACGATCCCCGCACCAAGAGTGCCTATCTTGGCCTGTAA
- a CDS encoding branched-chain amino acid ABC transporter permease, giving the protein MSELYQALAQGLLIGSTYGLLALGMGLVYGVSGVVNFSHGDFISLGMFMCLALYSALSLDPYVSVIITVPVMTAIGALVYLFLIRPMVGHQFLMVVQLTLGLSLVLQNGILMVFGGQPARTPSVVESKLFLLGDVVLRVPHVIAFAVSFVLAGGLYIMLRSTDFGRSIRAVHQNAHAAALMGIDVGRVQVMTFALGIGILALAAALLLPGTPIQPTQGLRYTVITLLVVVLGGMTNFVGIMLGGLVIGIAEAFGTIYLEGPLGLLMPYIIFVLIMLFRPQGLTWSSSR; this is encoded by the coding sequence GTGAGCGAACTCTACCAGGCTCTGGCGCAGGGCCTTCTGATCGGCAGCACCTACGGGCTGCTGGCGCTGGGAATGGGGCTGGTTTACGGCGTCAGCGGCGTCGTCAATTTCTCGCATGGCGACTTCATCTCGCTCGGCATGTTCATGTGCCTGGCGTTGTATTCGGCGCTGTCGCTCGATCCCTATGTCTCCGTGATCATCACGGTGCCGGTGATGACGGCGATCGGGGCGCTGGTTTACCTGTTCCTGATCAGGCCGATGGTCGGGCACCAGTTCCTGATGGTGGTGCAATTGACCCTGGGATTGAGCCTGGTGCTGCAGAACGGCATCCTGATGGTGTTCGGCGGACAACCGGCGCGTACGCCGTCGGTCGTGGAATCGAAGCTGTTTCTTCTGGGCGATGTGGTGCTGCGCGTGCCCCATGTGATCGCGTTCGCGGTCTCGTTCGTTCTCGCCGGCGGCCTCTATATCATGCTGCGATCGACCGACTTCGGCCGCTCGATCCGCGCCGTGCATCAGAATGCCCATGCGGCGGCGCTGATGGGGATCGACGTCGGCCGCGTCCAGGTCATGACCTTCGCGCTCGGCATCGGGATTTTGGCGCTGGCCGCGGCGTTGCTGCTGCCGGGCACGCCGATCCAGCCCACCCAGGGCCTGCGCTACACCGTCATCACATTGCTGGTGGTCGTGCTCGGCGGCATGACCAATTTCGTTGGCATCATGCTGGGGGGACTGGTGATCGGCATCGCCGAGGCGTTCGGCACCATCTATCTCGAAGGGCCGCTCGGTCTGCTGATGCCCTATATCATCTTCGTGCTGATCATGCTGTTCCGGCCGCAAGGGCTGACCTGGAGTTCCTCGCGATGA
- a CDS encoding branched-chain amino acid ABC transporter permease, with protein sequence MREEFYKTLSSPIWWGVLAVAATLPFMLSSYYLHILTLSLVYVALASSWNIVGGMAGQISLAHSLFIGIGAMLSSALLLKLGINMWLGLLISALISGALGVAIAWIDFRFQLGHLSFVLITLAFAEMGSIIVEGWDFLGGASGLLLPKDTGNFLAFQFGGGGGAFWMMLALAAVCVLVNVAILNSPLGYYLRTIRDNEKAAQAIGVDILRYKITAMAISAVLASVVGTAYVRYLTFADPYLLISPVITIEIVLFATVGGLGRAYGPALGALLLVPLGEVLRGKLGSTLPGLHYFIYGIVVIGVILVTPRGLLPLFEGLWRRWRQAR encoded by the coding sequence ATGAGAGAGGAGTTCTACAAGACGCTGTCGTCGCCGATCTGGTGGGGCGTGCTGGCCGTTGCCGCCACGCTGCCGTTCATGCTGTCGAGCTACTACCTTCACATCCTCACGCTGTCGCTGGTCTATGTCGCATTGGCCTCGTCGTGGAATATCGTTGGCGGCATGGCCGGGCAGATCTCGCTGGCACACAGCCTGTTCATCGGCATCGGGGCGATGCTGTCGAGCGCGCTGCTGCTCAAGCTCGGCATCAACATGTGGTTGGGCCTGCTGATTTCGGCGCTGATTTCGGGCGCGCTCGGTGTCGCCATCGCCTGGATCGATTTCCGTTTCCAGCTCGGCCATCTCTCTTTCGTTCTGATCACGCTGGCGTTCGCCGAGATGGGGAGCATCATCGTCGAGGGCTGGGACTTTCTCGGCGGCGCGTCCGGATTGTTGCTGCCCAAGGATACCGGCAACTTCCTCGCCTTCCAGTTTGGCGGCGGCGGTGGCGCATTCTGGATGATGCTGGCGCTGGCGGCGGTCTGCGTGCTCGTCAATGTCGCGATTCTCAATTCGCCGCTCGGCTACTATCTGCGCACCATCCGCGACAACGAAAAGGCGGCGCAAGCGATCGGCGTCGACATTCTGCGCTACAAGATCACCGCCATGGCGATATCGGCAGTGCTCGCCTCGGTCGTCGGCACCGCTTACGTCCGCTACCTGACGTTCGCGGATCCCTATCTGCTGATCTCGCCGGTCATCACCATCGAGATCGTGCTGTTCGCCACCGTCGGCGGTCTTGGCCGGGCCTACGGTCCGGCGCTCGGCGCGCTGCTGCTGGTTCCGCTCGGCGAGGTGCTGCGCGGCAAGCTCGGCAGCACGCTGCCGGGCCTGCACTACTTCATCTACGGCATTGTGGTGATCGGCGTCATTCTGGTGACGCCGCGCGGGCTGCTGCCGCTGTTTGAGGGGCTGTGGCGACGCTGGCGACAGGCCCGCTAG
- a CDS encoding substrate-binding domain-containing protein, whose translation MGTATDDRLTFISAVAVHAEIEELLPRFRRQHGIEVDVNYDVNPAVAKRVLDGEDFDVGLTNPWYVDEMVSLGRIIPDIHVPFGRVPLTIGAAGPEPEAIATSHEAVRELLLNADSIAYISTGTSGKTFLRAMEVMGLQDQIRDRLRPMGPGEPPVAAAKGQVQYAIAPLSRIIAAPGVAPIATFPPELGLNIDMSMFVHRNSRAEMALRLIQFLSDPELDAYLRSHGVYRYEL comes from the coding sequence ATGGGCACGGCAACCGACGACAGACTGACGTTTATCAGCGCCGTCGCAGTACACGCGGAAATCGAGGAGCTGTTGCCGCGGTTCAGGCGTCAGCACGGGATCGAAGTCGATGTGAACTACGACGTCAATCCGGCCGTCGCGAAGCGCGTCCTGGACGGCGAAGACTTCGACGTCGGGCTGACCAATCCCTGGTATGTCGACGAGATGGTCTCGCTCGGCCGTATCATTCCGGACATCCACGTTCCGTTCGGGCGCGTTCCGCTGACGATCGGAGCAGCCGGGCCCGAGCCGGAGGCAATCGCCACTTCCCACGAGGCGGTGCGTGAACTTTTGCTCAACGCGGATTCAATCGCGTACATCTCCACCGGAACGAGCGGGAAAACGTTCTTGAGAGCCATGGAAGTGATGGGCCTGCAGGATCAGATCCGCGATCGCTTGCGCCCGATGGGGCCCGGCGAACCGCCGGTCGCCGCCGCGAAAGGTCAGGTGCAGTACGCCATCGCCCCGCTGTCGAGAATCATCGCCGCTCCCGGCGTCGCGCCGATCGCGACCTTTCCGCCGGAGTTGGGTCTGAACATCGACATGTCGATGTTCGTCCACCGAAACAGCCGCGCTGAAATGGCTTTACGGCTGATCCAGTTCCTGTCGGACCCGGAGCTGGACGCCTATCTTCGCTCTCACGGCGTTTATCGGTACGAGCTGTAG